The Anabaena sp. PCC 7108 region GATCACATCTATTTTTTCCCCTCGCAATTCATTAACTACCACTTGAATGCGTGATCCCCTAGCACCGATACAAGCCCCAACTGGATCTACATCACGATCTAGGGTATCTACTGCAATTTTAGTCCGGGGACCTACGTAACGGGAAGGGGGATTAGCTTCTCTGGCTACGGCGACAATTCTGACTACTTCATCTTCAATTTCCGGTACTTCGTTAGCAAATAAATAAACTACTAAACCTGCATCGGCACGGGACACCAACAATTGTGGTCCACGTTGCTGACCTTGGGAAACTTTTTTGAGATATACCTTAAATGTGGCATTTGCCCGATAATTATCGTTAGGTAATTGTTCGCGCTTTGGTAATTCAGCTTCTACTTCTGGTTGACCAAAACCACTGGCAACTGCCAAAATCACAGATTGACGCTCAAATCGTAGAACTCTAGCTTGCAAAACTGTTCCTTCTAAATCCTGGAACTCTTCTTGCACCATTTGGCGCTGTTGATCTCGCAATTTCTGTGCCAATACTTGTTTGGTTTGCATGGCTGCCATGCGCCCAAATTCTCCTTGGTCTGGGGTGACATCTAGTACGACTGAATCTCCAGATTGAGCTTCTGGCGCTACTTGTTGTACTTCGTCTAAGGAAATTTGATGGTCGGAGTTGTTAACTGCTTCAACAATGGTTTTAGTAGAAAGAACACGAAATCCTTCGCCATCAATATCAAGTTCTACTTCAAAATTATCAAAGTAATCTTCATCGAATTGTTTGCGCTCTAAATTTTGGGCGCGACGATAGCGTTCATAACCTTTAAGTAGTGCTTCTCTAATAGCTGATTGAACTGCTAATCGGGGTAAGTTTCGCTCACGGCTGATACTTTCAATTAAATCTTTTAATCCAGGTAAAGTGACCATTGACATAAGCAAGCTCCTTCATTTTCATTTAATCACCCAGGACAATTTTGGATTTTAGATTTTGCCTTTTATAAGGATGTTTGTACAGTATCAAGTTGTATCAATATCCCACTTTACCCCTTTTGCCCA contains the following coding sequences:
- the nusA gene encoding transcription termination factor NusA, which encodes MSMVTLPGLKDLIESISRERNLPRLAVQSAIREALLKGYERYRRAQNLERKQFDEDYFDNFEVELDIDGEGFRVLSTKTIVEAVNNSDHQISLDEVQQVAPEAQSGDSVVLDVTPDQGEFGRMAAMQTKQVLAQKLRDQQRQMVQEEFQDLEGTVLQARVLRFERQSVILAVASGFGQPEVEAELPKREQLPNDNYRANATFKVYLKKVSQGQQRGPQLLVSRADAGLVVYLFANEVPEIEDEVVRIVAVAREANPPSRYVGPRTKIAVDTLDRDVDPVGACIGARGSRIQVVVNELRGEKIDVIRWSPDPATYIANALSPARVDEVRLMDPETRQTHVLVAEDQLSLAIGKEGQNVRLAARLTGWKIDIKDKAKYDHVAEDAKFMAVRAKYQPEDDENDMEELEDENQYELELEEDNFDTKEED